A window from Vanessa atalanta chromosome 18, ilVanAtal1.2, whole genome shotgun sequence encodes these proteins:
- the LOC125071111 gene encoding uncharacterized protein LOC125071111 — protein sequence MDRVTLYEEYRLIEKTELEVNGIWKAAHLLLFFLAFVFGSFCTFCFHMMMYLFDEKCVLFPKLLSLTSFRQNIIYEFIPEDKEVADMLPVDFLSTQWVEKSACLLPTYVPLVSGIFGLVWTTMFLMCSTGSRVLTGLQRPWRVIPPVFLFSLTMGILCVYTSAVTHYGLQELCLKLSEITGSTTCTYTINVATLAYERRIRGVYQATRLTILSAWLHTGCWVLSTVLAVARIILAVDFQLVKVSVQLQGDIDRMLERHERHIRTVSPLTMEANSSVNRFLRTESLIQIHFKKQELKASFLRNSELSHVRSSKYDEGNLLYFSDITKEPSEPSLVQSERDKLNKIRAYNAVAAEHRFIVKMLFSLLDGIGVTQTPDIISTLSSMESISEMRPPIVRQFGQQHISSKLKILGSPVQIQDDEPVGIHEAEDISLEIKQDLQARFNRKFSDLKKNNNISPTDILLNQQSSMNITSEMKTNIEKKQDAKFVAMTSDTNEPGTSRGEKKNELKSNLKQVGIQTDEKLKEKSLKVQIDSRTSVFDSVTSTRVDKQSPKEDKDTQTKKEKMD from the exons ATGGACAGAGTAACTTTATACGAAGAATACAGGCTTATAGAAAAAACTGAACTAGAAGTAAATGGAATATGGAAAG CGGCTCACCTATTGCTTTTCTTTCTGGCCTTCGTGTTTGGTTCGTTCTGCACGTTCTGTTTTCACATGATGATGTACTTGTTTGATGAGAAGTGCGTGCTATTTCCCAAACTGCTGTCACTTACTTCATTTCGTCAAAACATTATCTATGAGTTCATTCCGGAAGATAAAGAAGTTGCTGACA TGCTACCAGTCGATTTCCTAAGTACTCAATGGGTGGAAAAAAGTGCTTGTTTACTGCCAACGTACGTCCCCCTTGTGTCTGGAATCTTTGGTCTTGTTTGGACTACCATGTTCTTGATGTGTTCTACTGGTAGTCGAGTTCTTACTGG tttacaGAGACCATGGCGTGTAATACCACCTGTGTTTTTGTTCTCGTTAACTATGGGTATTCTCTGCGTGTACACATCGGCTGTTACGCATTACGGATTGCAGGAACTATGTCTTAAGCTTAGTGAAATCACCGGCAGCACAAC GTGTACATATACCATAAATGTGGCTACACTTGCTTATGAACGTCGAATACGTGGCGTCTACCAAGCGACTCGTCTTACTATTTTATCAGCTTGGTTACATACAGGATGCTGGGTGTTGTCTACTGTTTTAGCCGTAGCAAGAATTATACTAGCAGTTGACTTCCAATTAGTCAAAGTCAGTGTGCAATTGCAGGGAGACATTGATAGAATGCTT GAGCGCCATGAAAGGCATATTCGTACCGTGTCACCGCTAACAATGGAAGCAAATAGCTCTGTTAACAGATTTCTTCGCACAGAAAGTCTCATTCAAATTCACTTCAAAAAGCAAGAACTGAAAGCAAGTTTCTTGAGAAATAGCGAATTAAGTCACGTAAGAAGTTCAAAATATGACGAAGGcaacttactttacttttctgATATAACTAAGGAACCGTCAGAACCATCATTAGTTCAATCAGAACgtgataaattgaataaaatacgaGCGTACAACGCAGTAGCTGCGGAGCATCGGTTTATTGTAAAAATGCTATTCTCCTTACTTGATGGTATTGGTGTAACTCAGACCCCTGACATTATTTCTACTTTAAGTTCAATGGAATCTATATCTGAAATGCGTCCGCCAATAGTTCGACAATTTGGACAACAACATATTtcgtctaaattaaaaattttaggaTCTCCTGTACAAATACAAGACGATGAACCTGTAGGTATTCACGAAGCAGAAGATATATCATTAGAGATAAAACAAGATTTGCAAGCGAGATTTAATAGAAAGTTCAGTGatttgaagaaaaataataacatttcgcCGACGGACATCTTACTTAATCAACAATCTAGTATGAACATAACTTccgaaatgaaaacaaatatagaGAAAAAACAGGATGCAAAGTTTGTGGCAATGACTTCTGATACTAATGAACCAGGCACTAGTAGAGgagaaaagaaaaatgaattgaaatctaatttaaaacaaGTAGGTATTCAAACAGATGAAAAGCTGAAAGAGAAATCCTTAAAAGTACAAATAGATTCTCGTACAAGCGTATTTGATTCAGTAACTTCGACAAGGGTCGACAAACAAAGTCCAAAGGAAGATAAGGACACTCAaaccaaaaaagaaaaaatggaCTAG